From Mya arenaria isolate MELC-2E11 chromosome 1, ASM2691426v1, a single genomic window includes:
- the LOC128225583 gene encoding mitogen-activated protein kinase kinase kinase 20-like, producing the protein MASTFCEIEFDELLFLEKCGGGTFGSVYRAIWKPYEMEVAVKKLLVLDKEAQVLSMLSHRNIIKFYGAVTEEPNYCLVTEYASNDSLYAFLQNPENKLDFDQILRWGKEIALGMNYLHREAPIKVIHRDLKSKNVVISFDFVSKICDFGASKFVGSTAKMSLAGTFPWMAPEVIQSQPVSETCDTWSYGVVLWELLTHEVPFNGIEGFQVAWLVVERGERLTIPSSCPPCFAKIMHQCWELEPKRRPSFRQILNKLDVILEDDSMHDVTNTFLEDKSLWQ; encoded by the exons ATGGCCTCAACATTTTGTGAGATTGAGTTTGACGAGCTGCTATTCCTTGAAAAATGTGGTGGGGGAACATTCGGCAGCGTATATCGGGCCATCTGGAAACCATATGAGATGGAAGTGGCAGTAAAGAAACTACTGGTCCTTGATAAGGAG GCCCAGGTGTTGAGTATGCTCTCTCACCGTAACATAATCAAGTTTTATGGTGCTGTCACTGAGGAGCCAAATTACTGTCTGGTTACTG AGTATGCCAGCAATGATTCCCTGTATGCCTTCCTGCAGAACCCAGAGAACAAGCTAGACTTTGACCAGATACTCAGATGGGGAAAGGAGATAGCTCTTG GTATGAACTACCTCCACAGAGAGGCTCCTATCAAAGTCATACACAGGGATCTGAAATCTAAAAATG TTGTTATATCCTTTGATTTTGTGTCTAAA ATCTGCGACTTTGGAGCATCCAAGTTTGTTGGAAGTACAGCCAAGATGTCTCTGGCCGGAACCTTCCCATGGATGGCACCTGAG GTGATACAGAGTCAACCAGTGTCAGAGACCTGTGATACCTGGTCATATGGAGTG GTACTGTGGGAGTTACTGACCCATGAGGTGCCATTCAATGGTATAGAGGGCTTCCAGGTTGCCTGGTTGGTGGTGGAGAGAGGAGAG CGCCTAACCATCCCGAGCTCATGCCCGCCATGTTTTGCGAAGATCATGCACCAGTGTTGGGAGCTGGAGCCCAAACGACGGCCATCCTTTAGGCAGATTCTCAACAAACTGGATGTAATACTGGAGGATG